One window of Ralstonia pickettii DTP0602 genomic DNA carries:
- a CDS encoding IclR family transcriptional regulator, with protein MTNSSLSTDPAPPSAVRDSDPNFVTALARGLELLRCFRTGEAMLGNQDFVRRTGFPKATVSRLAGTLVQLGYLRYDESLGKYALDAGVLALGYSYLSASDVVALARPHMLAFAQSYGVSVSLGKRERMEVIYLESIRNDAGVMLGLGVGSRLSLVSSSMGRAYLAALPAARRERVLAEFSQAFPEQWKQQEVPTRAALAEAQQRGYAASFRDWHPAIHACAVAFRPVGEKELHMLSCSASYGAVEEAVFHQTLAPALQALAARLSDPAG; from the coding sequence TTGACCAATTCGTCACTTTCTACTGATCCCGCGCCACCGTCCGCGGTGCGCGACAGCGATCCCAATTTCGTCACTGCGCTGGCGCGCGGCCTGGAACTGCTGCGCTGCTTCCGCACCGGCGAGGCGATGCTGGGCAACCAGGACTTCGTGCGCCGCACCGGCTTCCCGAAGGCGACGGTGAGCCGGCTCGCCGGCACGCTGGTGCAGCTGGGCTACCTGCGCTACGACGAAAGCCTGGGTAAGTACGCACTCGACGCGGGCGTTCTGGCGCTGGGCTACTCCTACCTGTCCGCATCGGACGTGGTGGCGCTGGCGCGGCCGCATATGTTGGCGTTTGCCCAGTCGTACGGTGTCTCGGTGTCGCTCGGCAAGCGCGAACGCATGGAGGTGATCTACCTGGAATCGATCCGCAATGACGCCGGCGTCATGCTGGGCCTGGGCGTGGGTTCGCGGCTGTCGCTGGTGTCGAGTTCGATGGGGCGGGCATACCTGGCGGCGTTGCCTGCGGCACGGCGCGAGCGCGTGCTCGCCGAGTTCAGCCAGGCCTTCCCGGAGCAATGGAAGCAGCAGGAAGTGCCGACGCGCGCGGCGCTGGCCGAGGCGCAGCAGCGCGGCTATGCGGCGTCGTTCCGTGACTGGCACCCGGCCATCCATGCCTGTGCGGTGGCGTTCCGGCCGGTGGGGGAGAAGGAGTTGCACATGCTGAGCTGCAGTGCTTCGTATGGAGCAGTGGAGGAAGCGGTGTTCCACCAGACGCTGGCACCGGCGTTGCAGGCGCTGGCGGCAAGGTTGTCGGACCCGGCAGGCTGA
- a CDS encoding isovaleryl-CoA dehydrogenase (catalyzes the formation of 3-methylbut-2-enoyl CoA from 3-methylbutanoyl CoA~K00252: GCDH, gcdH; glutaryl-CoA dehydrogenase [EC:1.3.8.6]), whose protein sequence is MAANAEFHWADPLLLDQQLTAEERMVRDAAAAYSQDKLMPRVLQSFRNEKTDVEIFREMGELGLLGPTIPEQYGGPGLNYVSYGLIAREVERVDSGYRSMMSVQSSLVMVPIHEFGTEAQKQKYLPKLATGEWIGCFGLTEPNHGSDPGSMVTRAKKVDGGYELTGAKMWITNSPIADVFVVWAKLQEDNGKDEIRGFILEKGWKGLSAPTIHGKVGLRTSITGEIVLDQVFVPEENIMPGVSGLKGPFTCLNSARYGIAWGALGAAEFCWHTARQYTLDRKQFGRPLAATQLVQKKLADMQTEITLGLQGCLRLGRMKDEGTAAVEITSIMKRNSCGKSLDIARVARDMLGGNGISDEFGVIRHVVNLEVVNTYEGTHDIHALILGRAQTGIQAFF, encoded by the coding sequence ATGGCTGCCAACGCCGAATTCCACTGGGCCGACCCCCTGTTGCTGGACCAGCAACTGACCGCCGAAGAACGCATGGTGCGCGACGCCGCCGCGGCGTACAGCCAGGACAAGCTGATGCCGCGCGTGCTTCAGTCGTTCCGCAATGAAAAGACCGACGTCGAGATCTTCCGCGAGATGGGCGAACTGGGCCTGCTCGGCCCCACCATCCCCGAGCAATACGGCGGCCCCGGCCTGAACTACGTCAGCTACGGCCTGATCGCGCGTGAAGTCGAGCGCGTCGATTCCGGCTACCGCTCGATGATGAGCGTGCAGTCGTCGCTGGTGATGGTGCCGATCCATGAATTCGGCACCGAAGCGCAGAAGCAGAAGTACCTGCCCAAGCTGGCCACCGGCGAATGGATCGGCTGCTTCGGCCTGACCGAGCCGAACCACGGCTCCGACCCGGGCTCGATGGTCACCCGCGCCAAGAAGGTCGACGGCGGCTACGAGCTGACCGGCGCCAAGATGTGGATCACCAACTCGCCGATCGCCGACGTGTTCGTGGTCTGGGCCAAGCTGCAAGAGGACAACGGCAAGGACGAGATCCGCGGCTTTATCCTGGAAAAGGGCTGGAAGGGCCTGTCGGCTCCGACCATCCACGGCAAGGTCGGCCTGCGCACGTCGATCACCGGTGAAATCGTGCTCGACCAGGTGTTCGTGCCGGAAGAGAACATCATGCCGGGCGTTAGCGGCCTGAAGGGCCCGTTCACCTGCCTGAATTCGGCCCGCTACGGCATCGCCTGGGGTGCGCTGGGCGCCGCCGAGTTCTGCTGGCACACCGCCCGCCAGTACACGCTGGACCGCAAGCAGTTCGGCCGCCCGCTGGCCGCCACGCAGCTGGTGCAGAAGAAGCTGGCCGACATGCAGACCGAGATCACGCTGGGCCTGCAAGGCTGCCTGCGCCTGGGCCGCATGAAGGACGAAGGCACCGCCGCGGTCGAGATCACCTCGATCATGAAGCGCAATTCGTGCGGCAAGTCGCTGGACATCGCCCGCGTGGCGCGCGACATGCTGGGCGGCAACGGCATCTCGGACGAGTTCGGCGTGATCCGCCACGTGGTCAACCTGGAAGTGGTGAACACCTACGAAGGCACGCACGATATCCACGCGCTGATCCTGGGCCGCGCCCAGACCGGCATCCAGGCCTTCTTCTGA
- a CDS encoding peroxidase, with protein sequence MALRLGDIAPDFEQDSSEGRIRFHEWLGESWGVLFSHPADYTPVCTTELGLTAKLKGEFARRGVKTIALSVDGVESHHGWIRDINETQSVTVNFPILADGDRKVSQLYDMIHPNANETLTVRSLFIIDPKKKVRLIITYPASTGRNFNEILRVIDSLQLTDSHSVATPGNWQDGDDVVIVPSLKDEAVIREKFPKGYKAVRPYLRLTPQPNK encoded by the coding sequence ATGGCATTGCGTCTTGGCGACATCGCCCCGGACTTCGAACAGGATTCGAGCGAAGGCCGTATCCGCTTCCATGAGTGGCTTGGCGAAAGCTGGGGCGTGCTGTTCTCGCACCCGGCCGACTACACCCCGGTGTGCACCACGGAACTTGGCCTGACCGCAAAGCTGAAGGGTGAGTTCGCGCGCCGCGGCGTCAAGACGATCGCGCTGTCGGTGGATGGCGTGGAGTCGCACCATGGCTGGATCCGCGACATCAACGAGACCCAGTCGGTCACGGTCAACTTCCCGATCCTGGCCGATGGCGACCGCAAGGTCTCGCAGCTCTACGACATGATCCACCCGAACGCGAACGAGACCCTGACGGTGCGCTCGCTGTTCATCATCGACCCGAAGAAGAAGGTGCGCCTGATCATTACCTATCCGGCGAGCACGGGGCGCAACTTCAACGAAATCCTGCGCGTGATCGACTCGCTGCAGCTGACCGACAGCCACAGCGTGGCCACGCCGGGCAACTGGCAGGACGGCGACGACGTGGTGATCGTGCCCTCGCTGAAGGACGAAGCGGTGATCCGCGAGAAATTCCCGAAGGGCTACAAGGCGGTGCGGCCGTACCTGCGGCTGACGCCGCAACCGAACAAATGA
- a CDS encoding membrane protein: MSESAQTEPTARKQEKLMSDVKTVLSDAEELLKQAASTTGEKAAELRERGMGLLKQAKEKAQDLQDAVVTKSKAAARATDDYVHDHPWRAVGVAAGVGLLVGLLLNRK; this comes from the coding sequence ATGTCAGAATCCGCACAAACCGAACCAACCGCCCGCAAACAGGAGAAACTGATGAGCGATGTCAAGACCGTTCTGTCCGACGCCGAAGAACTGCTTAAGCAAGCGGCTTCGACCACCGGCGAAAAGGCCGCCGAACTGCGCGAGCGCGGCATGGGTCTGCTCAAGCAAGCCAAAGAAAAGGCCCAGGACCTGCAAGATGCCGTCGTGACCAAGAGCAAGGCCGCTGCACGCGCCACCGACGACTACGTGCATGACCACCCGTGGCGCGCCGTGGGCGTGGCCGCCGGCGTGGGCCTGCTCGTCGGTCTGCTGCTGAACCGCAAGTAA
- a CDS encoding membrane protein — protein sequence MPARRSFTPEPLSEPMSEPTPSPKFLESVRNLANSVVAMVQTRLELASVEFSEERSRLMKVALLACFGLVFFGIALVTFTALIAILFWNAYGWQALGVLAVLYLLLCAACLAYARNLVRNAPPMFEATLAELDKDREILRR from the coding sequence ATGCCGGCGCGCCGCTCTTTCACGCCGGAGCCGCTGAGCGAACCCATGAGCGAACCCACCCCCTCCCCCAAATTCCTGGAATCCGTGCGCAACCTCGCCAACTCGGTGGTCGCCATGGTCCAGACCCGCCTGGAACTTGCCAGCGTCGAGTTTTCCGAGGAGCGCTCGCGCCTGATGAAGGTCGCGCTGCTGGCCTGCTTCGGCCTGGTGTTCTTCGGCATCGCGCTGGTCACCTTCACCGCGCTGATCGCGATCCTGTTCTGGAATGCCTACGGCTGGCAGGCCCTGGGCGTGCTGGCTGTCCTCTACCTGCTGCTGTGCGCCGCCTGCCTGGCGTACGCACGCAACCTGGTGCGCAACGCCCCGCCGATGTTCGAGGCCACGCTCGCCGAACTCGACAAAGACCGGGAGATCCTGCGCCGATGA
- a CDS encoding diguanylate cyclase has product MSATVLQRGRQGTAPNDSQPVPMRRAGLSLPASGHVLRIIWPFVPVVVALALFSIASLDLLSAARAFVAGESQWSKGQKNAVLHLLRYGEDRNPEDFASYLAAIAIPLGDHRARLELDRAEPDLERVREGLLAGGNHLEDIPRMVRLYRNFRNIQEVDAAIRVWAAGDQEIFALHEQALALRHLVEQPGCGDECVAPVLRNIARIDARLTPLERAFSEHLGQASRRVTRLFTTGSAVMATLLLMSAILLSHGPLRRERQLREALAQREEQLQLAVEGSNDGLWDWHLGRGELYFSPRCAQMLGYQADQLPHARETVLGLLHPSDLVAFEDKLTRHLRSGEPYDAEFRLRTRAGHYLWVRARGRLVRGPARRRARMAGSLTDISDNKRYETQLFAEKERAQVTLQAIGDAVVTTDVWGRVQSLNPAAEALTGWREADARGLPLAQVCVLRDEDSHAPLPDIVTLALRERWHGQSAQLVQRAASGQHGPVVAVKPSVALIRDRGAQAIGVVVVLHDVSQERAHAARLAYEASHDALTGLVNRAEFERRVGAAIARARSQGTPHTLMYLDLDQFKVVNDTCGHAAGDELIRQMAEVMGSQLRKSDTLARLGGDEFGILLEHCAGTDGERVAEALRCAIACFRFAHRQRTFALGVSIGLVTLDRQTGSVAEALSAADAACYVAKEGGRNRVQVYHPLDSVVQARHGEMEWVSRVHAALAAGRFCLFAQEIVPVQTGAGAAEAGRHIELLLRLVDERGRLVPPMAFVPACERYNLMPMIDRWVVETAFATLAGRQGSDGEGAIATCAINLSGSSLADFHFPEFVREQAQRFGIALDGICFEITETAAIANLAQAGSFIQQLQQLGCSFALDDFGAGMSSFTYLKHLPAAYLKIDGSFVREMLADPVNLVMVEVIQRIGHAMGKKTIAEFVESEAMLERLRELGVDLAQGYHLAPPVPFAPAGPAAGDEPAVALAG; this is encoded by the coding sequence GTGTCGGCCACGGTACTACAGAGGGGCCGGCAAGGCACGGCCCCCAACGACTCCCAACCAGTCCCTATGCGGCGAGCAGGCCTTTCCTTGCCGGCCAGTGGGCACGTGCTGCGCATCATCTGGCCGTTCGTTCCGGTTGTCGTCGCGCTGGCCTTGTTCAGCATCGCCAGCCTGGACCTGCTATCGGCCGCGCGCGCGTTCGTGGCTGGGGAGAGCCAGTGGTCCAAGGGACAGAAGAACGCCGTGCTGCACCTGCTGCGCTATGGCGAGGACCGCAACCCCGAAGACTTTGCCTCTTACCTGGCGGCCATCGCCATCCCGCTCGGCGACCATCGCGCGCGCCTGGAACTGGACCGCGCCGAGCCTGACCTGGAGCGCGTGCGTGAGGGGTTGCTCGCCGGCGGCAACCACCTGGAAGACATTCCGCGGATGGTCCGGCTCTATCGCAATTTCCGCAATATCCAGGAGGTCGATGCCGCGATCCGCGTGTGGGCGGCGGGCGACCAGGAAATCTTTGCCTTGCACGAGCAGGCGCTGGCGTTGCGCCATCTCGTTGAGCAGCCGGGATGCGGCGACGAATGCGTGGCGCCGGTGCTGCGCAATATCGCCCGGATTGATGCCAGGCTGACGCCGCTGGAGCGTGCCTTCTCCGAACACCTCGGCCAGGCCTCGCGCCGGGTGACACGGCTGTTCACGACCGGCAGCGCGGTGATGGCGACCCTGCTGCTGATGTCGGCGATCTTGCTGTCACATGGGCCGCTGCGGCGCGAGCGCCAGCTGCGCGAGGCACTGGCGCAGCGCGAGGAGCAGCTGCAGCTGGCGGTAGAGGGCAGCAACGACGGGCTATGGGACTGGCACCTGGGCCGCGGCGAGCTGTACTTCTCGCCGCGCTGCGCGCAGATGCTGGGCTACCAGGCCGACCAGCTGCCGCATGCGCGCGAGACGGTGCTGGGGCTGCTGCATCCGTCCGACCTGGTCGCCTTCGAGGACAAGCTCACGCGCCACCTGCGCAGCGGCGAGCCCTATGACGCCGAGTTCCGGCTGCGCACGCGCGCCGGCCATTACCTGTGGGTGCGCGCACGTGGCAGGCTGGTGCGCGGGCCGGCGCGGCGGCGTGCCCGCATGGCAGGATCGCTGACGGATATCTCCGACAACAAGCGCTACGAGACGCAGCTCTTTGCCGAGAAGGAGCGCGCCCAGGTCACGCTGCAGGCCATCGGCGACGCCGTGGTGACAACCGATGTGTGGGGGCGCGTGCAGTCGCTCAACCCGGCGGCCGAAGCGCTGACCGGCTGGCGCGAAGCCGATGCCCGCGGCCTGCCGCTGGCCCAGGTCTGCGTGCTGCGCGACGAAGACAGCCACGCGCCGCTGCCCGATATCGTCACGCTGGCGCTCAGGGAGCGCTGGCACGGCCAGTCGGCGCAGCTGGTGCAGCGCGCGGCGTCCGGGCAGCACGGGCCGGTGGTGGCGGTAAAGCCTTCGGTGGCGCTGATCCGCGACCGCGGCGCGCAGGCCATCGGCGTGGTGGTAGTGCTGCACGATGTCAGCCAGGAACGCGCGCACGCCGCGCGGCTGGCGTACGAGGCCAGCCACGATGCGCTGACGGGGCTGGTCAACCGCGCGGAGTTCGAGCGCCGCGTGGGCGCGGCGATCGCGCGCGCGCGATCGCAAGGCACCCCCCATACGCTGATGTACCTGGACCTGGACCAGTTCAAGGTGGTCAACGATACCTGCGGGCATGCCGCCGGCGACGAGCTGATCCGGCAAATGGCGGAAGTCATGGGCAGCCAGTTGCGCAAGAGCGATACGCTGGCCCGGCTGGGCGGCGACGAGTTCGGCATCCTGCTGGAGCATTGCGCCGGGACCGATGGCGAGCGCGTGGCCGAGGCGCTGCGCTGCGCGATTGCTTGCTTCCGCTTTGCCCATCGCCAGCGCACCTTCGCGCTGGGCGTCAGCATCGGCCTGGTCACGCTGGACCGCCAGACCGGCAGCGTCGCCGAGGCCCTGAGCGCGGCCGACGCGGCCTGCTACGTGGCCAAGGAGGGCGGCCGCAACCGCGTGCAGGTCTACCATCCGCTGGACAGCGTGGTGCAGGCGCGCCATGGCGAGATGGAGTGGGTCAGCCGCGTGCATGCGGCGCTGGCGGCGGGGCGCTTCTGTCTGTTCGCGCAGGAGATCGTGCCGGTGCAGACCGGCGCGGGCGCTGCAGAGGCCGGCCGCCACATTGAACTGCTGCTGCGCCTGGTGGACGAGCGCGGCCGGCTGGTGCCGCCAATGGCATTCGTGCCGGCCTGCGAGCGCTACAACCTGATGCCGATGATCGACCGCTGGGTGGTGGAGACCGCCTTTGCCACGCTGGCGGGGCGGCAGGGCAGCGATGGCGAGGGGGCCATTGCCACTTGCGCGATCAACCTGTCCGGCTCGTCGCTGGCGGATTTCCATTTTCCCGAGTTCGTGCGCGAGCAGGCGCAGCGCTTCGGTATCGCGCTGGACGGGATCTGCTTCGAGATCACGGAGACCGCGGCCATCGCCAACCTGGCGCAGGCGGGATCGTTTATCCAGCAGCTGCAGCAGCTGGGCTGCAGCTTCGCGCTGGACGACTTTGGTGCCGGCATGTCGTCATTCACCTACCTGAAGCACCTGCCGGCGGCCTACCTGAAGATCGACGGCAGCTTTGTGCGCGAGATGCTGGCTGATCCGGTCAACCTGGTGATGGTGGAGGTGATCCAGCGCATCGGCCATGCGATGGGCAAGAAGACTATTGCGGAATTCGTTGAGAGCGAGGCGATGCTGGAGCGGCTGCGGGAGCTGGGCGTGGACCTGGCGCAGGGCTACCACCTGGCGCCGCCGGTGCCGTTCGCACCGGCCGGGCCGGCGGCCGGTGACGAACCGGCGGTGGCGCTGGCGGGCTGA
- a CDS encoding transcriptional regulator: MARPSPKHAGNPALASIGKTVRAIRKVQGLSQEELALATDMDRSYIGGIERGEHNLTVLNLVRIASVLGTSAGELLAQSGV; this comes from the coding sequence ATGGCGAGACCCTCACCGAAACACGCTGGCAATCCCGCACTTGCATCTATTGGCAAGACGGTGCGTGCAATTCGGAAGGTCCAAGGGCTTTCGCAGGAAGAGCTGGCACTCGCTACAGATATGGACCGCTCGTACATTGGCGGAATTGAGCGAGGCGAGCACAATCTGACAGTGCTGAATTTGGTCAGAATCGCCAGCGTGCTGGGCACCTCGGCAGGTGAGCTACTCGCTCAGTCCGGCGTATAG